A segment of the Bacillus sp. es.034 genome:
GGCGTGGCTACGCCCAGCATGAAAATAGTGAATCCGGATACATAGAGCATGACAGGATATGCCAGAAGCTGATTCATGATATCCTGCCCCAGATTTCCTTCAGACGCAGCCCTCGTCACGACGATACCTGTTGCTGTCGATATTAACAGGGCCGGGATTTGACTGACGATCCCGTCGCCGACAGTCAGAAGTGAGTACCGGGTTGCTGCCTCTGCGATAGGGAGCCCTTGTTGGGTCATTCCGATGATGATACCAAATATCAGGTTGATCAAGACGATGACGATCCCGGCGATGGCATCACCCTTTACAAATTTGGATGCTCCGTCCATCGCTCCATAGAAATCCGCTTCTCTTCCTACTTTTTCACGGCGGTTTCTTGCATCGTGTTCTGAGATCATCCCGGCATTTAAATCAGCATCGATACTCATTTGTTTCCCGGGCATGGCATCGAGTGTAAAGCGCGCGGCAACTTCAGATACCCGCTCAGAACCCTTCGTGATGACAATAAATTGTATGACGATCAATATGATGAATACAACAAGTCCAACAAGGATATTCCCACCTACAACGAATGTTCCAAAGGTTTCCACAACGTCCCCCGCTTCACCCTTACTAAGGATCGATCTCGTTGTGGAAACATTTAGACCCAATCTGAAAAGCGTCAATAATAATAATAGGGAAGGAAATATAGAAAACTGTAATGGTTCATTCATATTCATGGAAATTAGGAGGACAAGTAATGCAAGTGAAATATTCATGATGATCAATAAGCTCAATAACCAGGATGGGAATGGAATAATAAGCATGGCAACGATTAGTATGACACTGGCTAAAACGGATAAATCTCTTGCTGACATTGTTTCTCTCCTAACTGCTTACATCTGGTTTTTGATTCGGTAAACATAAGCTAAAATTTCTGCTATTGCTTTGAAAAATTCTTCAGGTACGGCATCGCCGATTTCTGCCGAGTCGTAGAGCGAACGGGCCAGTGGCCGGTTCTCCACCATGACGACGTCATTTTCGCCTGCGATGTATTTTATTTTCTGTGCCAGGTAATCAACACCCTTTGCCACGACATACGGGGCATCCATTTTATCCTCATCATATTTAAGGGCAATGGCAAAGTGAGTAGGATTGGTGATCACCACATCTGCTTCTGGTACTTCCTGCATCATGCGCCGCATGGCCATCTCCCGCTGTCTTTGCTTAATCTTAGACTTGATGAGGGGGTCACCTTCAACGTTTTTATGTTCGTCTTTCAGGTCCTGTTTTGACATCCGTATGTTCTTCTCAAAATCGTATTTCTGATAAAGAAAATCAAAAAGAGATAAGAATAATAACGCAAGGGAGGCTGCAATCCCCATCTGAATCGTCAGACTTGCCATGGTCGTCAAGGAATCTCCCACCGATTTAAATGACAGACTCAACACCCGGTCGATATTCATCCATAGAACGACAAAGGTAATGGCCCCTACAAATGAAATTTTTAGGATGGATTTTAATAATTCGACAATGGCACGCATGGAAAAAATCCGCTTAAACCCTTTGATGGGATCGATCTTCTCCAGTTTAGGCTGTAAGGGCTCTGTCGTGAACATCACGCCCACTTGTATATAATTGGAGATCAAGCCGGCAACGAGGGCGACGAGCATGATCGGACCAAGGAGCAGGGCAATTTCCTTCATCAAGTCCATGGTGATGACTTGAACGGTATTTTCAGTAAGATCCATGAGCATGTATTCCTGAAACGTTTGATGAAACAAATCAAACACGATGTCCCCTATATAGGAAGCACTGAAGGTCAGAAATAAAAAGACAGCCAGCAGAATGATGGCCGTATTGACATCCTGACTTTTCGCTGTTTGACCTTTTTTTCTGGCGTCATCCCTTTTTTTCGGGGTTGCTTTCTCTGTCTTTTCCCCACTGAAATACTGTAGGTCTAATGATAGCCACTGCAATTTAGGTGCCTCCAATAATTTTCATTAAATCCCTCATGGTTACAAACATCATTTCAAACAATTTCTGCATGACCGTAAATGTAACCCCCATGACTATGAATAATACAATAAAGGCTACCCCGATTTTTATGGGAAACCCCACCACAAAGATATTCAACTGGGGTACGGTCCGCGCTACGATTCCTAATGCCACATCTACAAGGAAAAGAGTCGCAACGACAGGGATGGACATCTGAAATGCGATGATGAACATGGAATTAAAGGATGTAATAACGTAATCGATTAAGTTCTCATTTCCAAAAGGAATCCAGGGAGAATCAATCGGAATCAATTGATAGCTGTAAAAAATCCCATCGAGCAGTAAATGATGACCATTAAGGGCGAGTAATAATAATAGGGCGAATGTATACAAATATTGTCCCGTCAAAGGACTTTGGGCTCCCGTTTGAGGATCGATCACGTTCGCAATGGCAAATCCCATTTGAAAATCAATGAAGCCCCCTGCTATTTGAATAGCCGTTACAATCATGTAGGCAACAAAACCGATCAAAAGACCGATCATGGCTTCTTTCATGATCAAAAGGAAGTATTGTCCGTTGATTTCAAATGCCTTTGAGTCGATTGTATAGTACATGACCCATGATAGGACCACTGAGAAGGCGATACGATGCTGTGCAGGTATATTTCGATATGAAAACAGCGGCATTGTGACAAAAAACGCCGAAACCCTCACAAAAACGAGTAGATATACCGATAGTATAGGTACAAGCTCTTCCATTCTACTACCCTACGAACCTTGTTAAATCTGAAAAAATCTGCGAAGTATATGTCACAAGCTTCGTTAACATCCAAGGCCCAAAGAATACGATGCCA
Coding sequences within it:
- the fliR gene encoding flagellar biosynthetic protein FliR; translation: MEELVPILSVYLLVFVRVSAFFVTMPLFSYRNIPAQHRIAFSVVLSWVMYYTIDSKAFEINGQYFLLIMKEAMIGLLIGFVAYMIVTAIQIAGGFIDFQMGFAIANVIDPQTGAQSPLTGQYLYTFALLLLLALNGHHLLLDGIFYSYQLIPIDSPWIPFGNENLIDYVITSFNSMFIIAFQMSIPVVATLFLVDVALGIVARTVPQLNIFVVGFPIKIGVAFIVLFIVMGVTFTVMQKLFEMMFVTMRDLMKIIGGT
- the flhB gene encoding flagellar biosynthesis protein FlhB, with protein sequence MQWLSLDLQYFSGEKTEKATPKKRDDARKKGQTAKSQDVNTAIILLAVFLFLTFSASYIGDIVFDLFHQTFQEYMLMDLTENTVQVITMDLMKEIALLLGPIMLVALVAGLISNYIQVGVMFTTEPLQPKLEKIDPIKGFKRIFSMRAIVELLKSILKISFVGAITFVVLWMNIDRVLSLSFKSVGDSLTTMASLTIQMGIAASLALLFLSLFDFLYQKYDFEKNIRMSKQDLKDEHKNVEGDPLIKSKIKQRQREMAMRRMMQEVPEADVVITNPTHFAIALKYDEDKMDAPYVVAKGVDYLAQKIKYIAGENDVVMVENRPLARSLYDSAEIGDAVPEEFFKAIAEILAYVYRIKNQM